GTGCGTCATTTTTTGGTGGTCTTCGTTGTTCATGGATCACAATTGTCTGACTTCTTTCTTTAGTGTGTGGATCGAACCACTTGGAACCGTCAAAGCCTGAAACTTGTTGATCTGGTCAGTGGAATCGAGATTCATTACTAGGGTGGCCTGTCGTGTCTATGGAGACAGATCAAATTAGCAGTCCTTATTAGTTACACAAGGTCCTTAGGTAGAGGCGAAGTCTCGTCAGAGCCATTTATTAGCTGATGATGATTGACCTGTGCCATAAATTGGTATCAAGATTCTAAGCAAACAAGCATACCGATGATaacgaaaaaaaaaatagagatctTGAGGAGGAATCGCTACCGAGGACATGAAATAGTAAATCAGTTTAATCCGTTGTCCGTGTAAATTAGCCATCGTCTGCTTTTATCTTTAGAACCttaatttttttctgaaatgaaaTTCAATCGTAGCTAAAAAGGTCTAATACAGATGTACCACTTAGAACCTGTTCTTCCTCCACCTGTAGCAAAGAACACATGTATAAGGACCACTGAATGGGGCAAATGAGTTACCGCCCCATGATTGAAAATCCTGGTTAGCTGGGATTTAATTTAGATGTGAAACTGATAGCGCACTTGAATCTCATgcagaacacaaaaaaaaaactagtGACATAAGCTTCACtttaaggttacactaagacagaaATCCAGAACAGAGACTTTGTAGTGGTAATTTGATGGAACAAGGGAGCAGGTTCATACTTTATGAAGCAAAGAGTTCATATTACCAACCATGGCTTGCTTCCATTAATGTTCTATTTATAAAGATTCTGCAATTGGTTAAATGATTATGCCGGCTTTCATATGTTTGATTTTTTTCTGTCATTGGAGTTTTAGAGTTGTACAACTTGTTTCAAATGGCATGTCAATTTCTTGCAAGAGTCAGGTCTAAAGCTTGAGCTTTCTGATATTTCCTGTCCAGAGCCTTCCTTGTCCCAGAACCACTTAGAGCAGAACATGTAAGGTTGAAGCTGCGGTCCTCAACAGTTCAATCTGATGATGCTTCTCCGACCTGTATATTAAACGTAGGCATGTTCTTCACAGGAGGAAGCCATGTAGCAACTTGCCAACTATGAAGAAGAATTATCAAAGAAACGAGATGATGTTGAAACAGCAGGAGAAGTGGGTGTTCTAATCCTCTTCATGTCTTTTGTTTTAGTATTATTATTTTGGAGGCAGCACTTCCTCGGAAGAGGGATTCATTAGCTCGTCTTAATCTGTAGGTTTTGTATCGATGCCATTGATGAGAAAGGGGGGCAGCCATTTGAACAGCTTGATAGTGTTGTAGCTTTCTCCACCGCACCTGGGGCTGGTACAGAAGTCGCTGCTGATGGGAGTAACCGGAGATTCAGAGTTTGTATTTCCCATGAATATCTAGGTTACATTCTTGACCCAGGGTTTACAATAGACAGTAGTACTCTTTTCATAATCATTAAACTCAATTCCTTGGGCCAAAGTTCATGTTGAAGGGACTCTCTTATGGACTTCAAAATGACATACATGTTAGGCCATCGACTACTTCCAGATGATCTCTACTGATGTGCACTTTCTTTCATCATGTATCCATGACCACTTCCGAGTGGTATAGCTACAAGATGCTCTGCCGCACATACCCACCCATGGTTGCCTGGAGTTGGAACTGTGGCTGTTTACAGTCGACCATAGCCAGCAGGGATGCATCTTATCGACATCAAGTCAACTTGGATCGGGGCGGCCGCAAGTGGAAATCAAACCAGGTGTGGTAAATGGAATTGGTCGTGTCCACTCCGTTGTTAACTTGAAACTTTTGTTTCGCCATCTTCACAAGCACTTGTAAGAGATTTGCTTCGGAATCTACTTGCATGGATGTCTGACACTTGTAGCATTTAATTACAGGTCGAAGAAAGTGTGTTGAACTCATTCGGAATCTACTTGCATCTATCAAAAATATCATGATGATAACAAGTGTAAATAAATAATGCAACTCAATTTTAGTTGATTCTTAATGCCGTTGTAAACGAGAGTTAGATTAGCTGATACGTAAATAATAATATGGTGGTTCCCTCAAAAAAACATTTCGTCTACTCCTCGGGTGTTACCCGTGTCCAACCCCGCCGGGTCCCACCTCGGATTAACTTTCTTGCCTCTGTCCCGTCTTTGACTCGCCGTCTTCCCTCTCAGACACGTTCAAACGCTACACTGCTTCCGGGCCCCCACCGTAAATTCCCTGCACCCGCCCGAGCCCGACGAGACGCGTCTCGGCCCCACCGCTCTAACCCAAACCCCACTCCGTTTGTCCTCGTCTCAAGTGACAGCTGCGGGCTACTCCCCTTCccgtctctctccctctctctccttcctcctcgcTCGCGCGTGCTCCCAAAGTCGCTACCTTTTTCCCACTCTTTCATTCCGCTTTATCTGCATCTTGGGGATTAGATTAGGGTTAGCGGCGGCTGTCCACCGTGCCATGCTGCCCACAGATTCTTGATCCCTGGGGGTTATCGCTTGATCCGTCTCCCTCAGCCATGGACCGCCGCCTCATGGTGGTGCTCTCCGCGGCGGAGTCCGCCGACTACTCCTTCGCGGACGAGTACAAGGGCCCTCCCCTCCCCTACGACATCCCCCGCGCCGTCCCCATCGACGTCGACCGCATCCCCCTCGCCGCCGTTGCCCCGGCCTCCGCCGGCCTCCCCGACCTCCCCGTCGTccaccccctcccctccccctctTCCTCCCCGCTCAAGAAGCCACCGCCTCCTCATGCGACGCCGGCGCCGCCGCTCCCTGCCGCGTCCCCGACCTCCGTCATCGAGAACCACGCCGCCATGGACCGCCCCGGCGCCGAGGTCTCGGGCGCGCTGGGCTCGTTCGGCTTCCCCGACCGCTCCACGGACCTCTCGGAGGTCGTGGACAGCTCCGGCGCCATTGGGTTCTCCGATGAGCTTGGGAATGGCGCGGCTTGGTCTAACGAGATGATGCCGAATCGGCTGTCGACCGAATCGGCCCTCAGCTCGGAGTTCAGCTTTCTGTCGTCCGCCTCCGGGGACGGGGACGAGGACGAGGCCGTCGCTTTGCAAGCGAAGAAGGCGTTGCTTTTGACCTTCCAAGAATCCGGCCAGTCCAGTTGTTCCATGTCTCCGGCGGTAGGGGTTACTCCTCGGGCGAGGTCGGAGGATTTAGAAATGAAGACCAAAAAAAGGGCTTGCCATAGGTGCTTGAAAGGAAGTCGTTTCACGGAAAAAGAGACTTGCTTGGCCTGTGATGCAAAGTATTGCAGTGGCTGCGTGTTGAGGGCCATGGGCTCCATGCCGGAGGGGAGGAAATGCATTTCTTGCATTGGTTCTCCGATTCTGGAGTCTAACAGAGAGAGACTGGGGAGGAGCTCCCGGGTGCTTAAAAAGTTGCTGAGTTCCCGGGAGGTGCAGCTGGTGATGAAGGCTGAGAAGGACTGCGAGGCAAACCAGTTGAGACCAGAAGATGTTTGTGTTAATGGAACGAAGCTTAGCTTGGAGGAGATGGTTTTGTTGCAGAGCTGTTCTTGTCCTCCTAATTTGAAGCCTGGATTGTATTGGTACGACAAGGTCTCAGGTTACTGGGGAAAGGTGAGCAAGTAACCTTCATGGACATGTCTCCTGTATCAACTCTTCTATATCTTAATTGTCTAGAACCGTAAGCATACGTTATAGTATTTGTCATTTCTGCAGAGGTTAATTTACCAGTGGACCGCTTTGGTGCCTCAATTTAGAAATTAATATCTGCTGTTACATGTTGCTCTCCTTTATAAGCAAAACTTGTTGCATGACTGGGTTCAGTAAATATGTATTTGGTGATatatcttttctctctctttttctttgttaTATCAATAATTCGGTTTTAATGTTGATTAATTAAACAACAGGAAGGACACAAGCCCGACAGGATCATTACTCCTCATCTTAATGTTGGGGGTACTCTAATGCAAAATGCAAGCAATGGAAACACTGGAATCCTGATAAATGGTCGGGAAATTACAAAAGTTGAGCTGCAGATGCTTAAGGTACATGGTCAAAGCTATACTGCTTCTCTAGATGTCTGATATGGATTTACAAGTTAATGCAATTTACCTTCCTTGCAGTGGGCAGGAGTCCATTGTGCTGGGAATCCTCATTTTTGGCTGAATGCTGATGGGACATACCTGGAGGAAGGGCAGAAGAATGTAAAAGGGCAGATTTGGGAAAAGGTGATTTTCTAATGCTCATCTTGTATTTCCATAACCTGTAGACTGTTCAAAAATTGATGTTCTGATGGTTTCTTACCTGCAGCCTATTATGAAGCTGCTCTGTCCTGTTCTTTCATTGCCTTTTCCTAGTAAGGTTGCAAATCCTTCTGGTGAAGAGGTAAATAACTTGTTCAGTAGAGCTGTTCCTGACTGCTTTGATACAAAAGCACTCCAGAAACTTCTGTTGGTTGGGCATCATGAATCTGGGACTAGTACCATTTTCAAACAGGTACTTATGACGAACGCTTTACAATCAAGGAaaagaatcacatacttaagccagtaATTGTTTTGTACAATATGTTGATGAATGCTTCTGTTTTCATGTTTGGTTCAGCCAACTACTGGAACCATTTTGCCAAAAATCTTGTTTAGTCTTGTAAAAAGTACATCGGTAATTAGAGGTTGTTGCTATTTAGCATGTTTTATTCTCCATAATACTGGTTTTCTTTCTAGACTGTTGTACTTGAATGGAACTTGCTCCAAGTAATGCATGCTTTGAAGTCCGTCTGCATGTAGCCGGTTAATGACTTGGCCATTTGTTATGTTTTGGAGTTCCATGCTTGTTTTCTGTTTAGATAATGAATTGCAGCCCCTGTTTTGAGTTAATAAATGTGGATTTCTTTCTTTACCTAGTGTTCATAATAAGGTTTAATCTCTTGGCCCAATACTAGTTTTAACAGAGTATCAGATTGGTATGATACTGATACACTAGGTGGTATATCAACTTGAATACCATCCGGTGACAGTGAAAGATAATAAAAAGATGAAAACCAACTAGTACCAAGCTATATAATCTGGTACCTGTCCTTGGTTGGACTCGTAtttgaaaccttgattcatacttagtaaaaaAGACCATGGTATTTGGTACCTGTCTTTGTATTGCTGTAATCTTTACTGTTTGTTCGTTTATTGGTCAGTGGTATCACTATAGCATCATAAACAACCCTAGAACTATCTTATACATGTTTGAAGGTTTAGAAAAGaagtattttataattttaattgttACGTGTACATCCAGTGAAGTATATCTTGGAGAATGACAATTTGATATTGTACTACATTTTCTGTATATGTCATTTATAGCTGGCTACTGAATTTGTCATCTACTTTATCAGGCTAAGTTCTTGTATTCAAGTGTTCCTTTCTCTGAGGATGAGCGTGAAGATATTAAGCTTATGATTCAAACCAGCATATACAACTACCTTGCCATACTGCTTGAGGGGCGTGAACGGTTTGAAGAGGAGAGTTTGGATGAGCAAAGAGACAAGCAGCATCTAGATTCTTCAGGTATGAGAATCAAATGCTGTTCATGGATGATCATCATGCCAGTGTCTTGTTCATGCATGTGTCTAACTTGTGGTACTAATCGTATGTAGTCATCTGGCATGCTTCTTCTTGGTTCCAACATCTTATGATTATCATTAAAAGGTTTTTATTACTTTTCAGTCCCTTCATTTTGGATTATTTACTAGTCATCCACCAATTTATTACTATTTACAATCCAACACGAATGTTATTAAAACCATGGTATTGGAGCATTCACATAATATGAATCTTCAAGGAAATTGCAAGTGGTTTAAACACTGGTCAGACCACAACATACTAATTGTTATTTGCCAATCCAACAAGTACTAGGACCTAAACATTTAGCTTGATGCTAGTACAATGTCTTCGTTTCAAATCTTTTGCTTTTTTATTCAGCGGTATTGAGCCATGCACATTGGTATGTCGTTAACATAACAGTCTGATTATGAAAGCCAGCGTTGGATtgatatttaaatccttggaatttgacatttttttatcatatttagaTTCATTATAATATATTGGTAAAAAGACCCACTCATTTTGTTCTAACAAATTCAAATTAAACTAAGAAATGAAGAAAACATTAATTAAAGTATAATGATGCCATTTCATGTCACATGCTTCTGAAAACTAAAGGATAATAATGCTATTTCATGTCTACTTATGATTAAATAGTGGGTTatattaagatatattataataacTAACAAAGATAAACAACATAGGTcaactataaaattaaaattatgagaatgtaAAGTGATAAGGAAATATGCTAAAGTGAAGGGACTGAACCGTAAGTAACCCTTGGTATAAACCAAGTTCTTATTTCTTAATGTGGTCATGCTGAACTATATGGCACAGTGTGGTCTTGGGGACGACATCAGGGTGATTTTCTTTATCCTTGGATATGGTCTATTAATGAACTGTGAATTGCTTTCCTATGGTATGGTGCCCATACTGGCAGGTTGATTAGTTTGGTCATTGACAAGTTGTGGAACTATTGTTTCAAAATGAGTTTGCAACACTAATAAAATACCTATCCTTCATGTCTTCAGGTTTAAGGAACCCTGGAACTATTTCTTATCCTAACTAGGAACTATAGTTATGTGTAaaataactaaataaaaaagatctACATCCATTGGTAACAACATTCTCAATTCACAAGCTCATTAGTAGCTTTGTCATAATACTTTAGCTTGCTTACTGATCATTTGTCTCTCATCGCTGGATCTTCCAATTGTTTCTAGATTTTTAATTCAGTTCAAGTGGCTTGTCTCTCTTGCATATCTTATTAGTTCCTACATTTAAATATTGACTTAGTCACTGAATAGTGAATACCATGAAGTTTTTGCCTAGTATGATGTGACAACAGCAGTGATGAACTTATCTGGTGGGTACAATATTGAGATGCATACATTGATGTATTTGGATAATATTGTTTAGAAAGATATGCTCCTTTATCATAGTATATGGTTTGCGCTGTATCCATCTTATCTGTTTGTTGGGTTGTACTCTTGGCAAATTACTTTCTGTCCCTTGTCTGAGTCTTGTTCAAAGTCTAAAATTATGCATGGGAAATTACACAATATCTAAATCATGTGATTCATATTTTGTTGAATGCAGGAGATGTTGCATTTGACAAACAAAATAAGGTGACAGAATATTCCATCAGTCCACGGCTAAGAGCATTTTCTGATTGGCTTCTTAAAATTATGGCTTCTGGTAACCTTGAAGCTATTTTCCCAGCTGCTACTCGAGAATATGCACCACTCGTAGAGGAATTGTGGAAGGATTCTGCTATTCAAGCTACATACAGTCGAAGAAATGAACTTCAGTCGCTCCCTAGCTATGCCAGCTACTTCTTAGAGCGGGTAACTTAGTCTCTGTTCCATTTTTCTGTTATTCTGAAACTTGATGTTTGAACATGAGTTTAGGTTTTATTCCGATCAGATAAAATTGACTACATtaaatatgattattttatatGTTCTTAAAATATGTACCTTGTATGTTGATGTATGTTACAAGAGGAGAAATGTTACTTTAGAAAGCCTGCGTGGCAGAAATACTGGGTAGAATTCAGTGTTGATGTAGTTTAGAGGGACATAGAAACTGTTGCTATAATGCTTATTAAAGATGTGCTTGATAGCACTTAACAGGTATTTATTGAGCTTCAGTTGTCCTTTCGTAAAACCtgcaatataaatataaatataaatggaTAGCTGAATCGGTCTTCAAATTAGGTAGGTAGGATGTGTCTTCTGACCCAATTATTGCAAGTCAAGTTCTTGTTAGGATTTTCAAGTTAACAGAGTGAACAGATGAGAGAGGTATAGCTCTTAGTGCCCAATGATAAACAGAACACATTAATCACTATTGATAGAGCATAAAGGGATCTGTGATTTTCAATTACATTGTTCATAGGAGTAAGCAAAAGTTCTGGAAAACTTTTGCACAGTGACTGTATTTCATAGTGAATTGCCTTCTTGCTTGGATGCAAGATGCATAAATGAAGGCTCAATTCATCGACGTTGACAACTACTAGATCTATTAATGACACAGAACAGGGAACAACTTAAGTATCTATACCTAGAGGCTCGAGACACTCAAAAAATTGATACAGGAACTTCTTAAAAGCACGAATAAACTTGACAAACACATAAATTTTGGGAGCAGAAAATGTGAAGACACCTAAGTTTTGCTTTCTTCTGAACTCTGGTTGTATCTATAGCGAAATCATAACTTTTTAAAGTGCTCCTCATGTTATGAGCCTCCTAAAGCATCAACAAAAAAGCTTCAAACATCTACTTTTGTCTAAAAATCACAATAAATTAAGACATATAGCAGTCAAATTGCCCTTTTAAGAAGTGATATATATGCTGGAAGTTGTGGTTGGAAACATCAATGCTGATTTCGTGGTCAAAACTTATTCTAATAATGTTATTGGAAATTCTTCAGGTTGTTGATATATCCAGAGCCGAGTATGAGCCCTCTGACATGGATATCCTCTGCGCTGATGGAATAAATTCTTCCAACGGTGTAACATACGCAGACTTCCAATTTCCATGTTTGGCTTGTGTTGGAAGTAgtattgatgatgatgatcagcAGGAAGCATTGTTAAGGTGGGTTAGTATTAGCTACTGTTTCTATTTGATATTGTAAGATGTTGAAGATGTTTATATATGGATGTCATAGTTTTTTATTTAAGCAAGGTTTTAAATACCAGTCTTTTTTCGGTTTCAACAGTCAGTCACACTGGTTTGGTATCAAGATCTCAAGTAGTATGTCAACCTGTACCATCTGGCATCAAGTTTTTAGTGTATGATTTCATTATTGGAATAGCCATATTGTTGAACAGTCGGTCACACTTTATTCTTCATGGTCTAGTTTGTATGCTGCTGACAATTCTTTTATACTCTTGTTTATTCCTCGGTTTAAGACTTTTACATGACCCATCTAGGCATACAAGATGGACAACAATTTCTAATTTAATAATGCAATGTTGATGACGAGAATTTTCTCATTAGC
The DNA window shown above is from Musa acuminata AAA Group cultivar baxijiao chromosome BXJ2-4, Cavendish_Baxijiao_AAA, whole genome shotgun sequence and carries:
- the LOC103982189 gene encoding extra-large guanine nucleotide-binding protein 1 produces the protein MDRRLMVVLSAAESADYSFADEYKGPPLPYDIPRAVPIDVDRIPLAAVAPASAGLPDLPVVHPLPSPSSSPLKKPPPPHATPAPPLPAASPTSVIENHAAMDRPGAEVSGALGSFGFPDRSTDLSEVVDSSGAIGFSDELGNGAAWSNEMMPNRLSTESALSSEFSFLSSASGDGDEDEAVALQAKKALLLTFQESGQSSCSMSPAVGVTPRARSEDLEMKTKKRACHRCLKGSRFTEKETCLACDAKYCSGCVLRAMGSMPEGRKCISCIGSPILESNRERLGRSSRVLKKLLSSREVQLVMKAEKDCEANQLRPEDVCVNGTKLSLEEMVLLQSCSCPPNLKPGLYWYDKVSGYWGKEGHKPDRIITPHLNVGGTLMQNASNGNTGILINGREITKVELQMLKWAGVHCAGNPHFWLNADGTYLEEGQKNVKGQIWEKPIMKLLCPVLSLPFPSKVANPSGEEVNNLFSRAVPDCFDTKALQKLLLVGHHESGTSTIFKQAKFLYSSVPFSEDEREDIKLMIQTSIYNYLAILLEGRERFEEESLDEQRDKQHLDSSGDVAFDKQNKVTEYSISPRLRAFSDWLLKIMASGNLEAIFPAATREYAPLVEELWKDSAIQATYSRRNELQSLPSYASYFLERVVDISRAEYEPSDMDILCADGINSSNGVTYADFQFPCLACVGSSIDDDDQQEALLRYQLIRVHTMGLGENCKWLGMFEDVRIVIFCVAVTDYDEYYEDANGMVRNKMMESRRIFEGIASHPTFEQMDFLLILGKIDLLEQKLDMAPLTLCDWFDDYNPVVSYHPDNKNRRGAQIGATKSQQAFHYIAVKFKKLFFSITGRKLYVAQANGLDGDSVDAALRYAKEIIKWEERLVCGIPESMYSTEPSSYSH
- the LOC108952578 gene encoding uncharacterized protein LOC108952578 isoform X1, with the protein product MVARPEDAPPLVGRGLKLELSDISCPEPSLSQNHLEQNMRKPCSNLPTMKKNYQRNEMMLKQQEKFCIDAIDEKGGQPFEQLDSVVAFSTAPGAGTEVAADGSNRRFRVCISHEYLATRCSAAHTHPWLPGVGTVAVYSRP
- the LOC108952578 gene encoding uncharacterized protein LOC108952578 isoform X2; translated protein: MVARPEDAPPLVGRGLKLELSDISCPEPSLSQNHLEQNMRKPCSNLPTMKKNYQRNEMMLKQQEKFCIDAIDEKGGQPFEQLDSVVAFSTAPGAGTEVAADGSNRRFRVCISHEYLGHRLLPDDLY